The following proteins are co-located in the Acidicapsa acidisoli genome:
- a CDS encoding TonB-dependent receptor: MRLARFRFLIVPVFFLFACVAAMAQQNSEIVGTVTDQTGAAVPGATLTLTQTETGFVYNTVSNSTGGYAFNGLNVGTYNLKASAKGFEGFTATGLALNVSQTLAQEIKLTIGAETVNVSVTADALQVQAESNTVSNLISGEQVTEIATENRNFTALAALGLGVSSLLPDNNTPTSVASSASISVNGLRESHNIWLIDGGEADDRGGAGGMDVMPSPDAIAQFEVLASNYPPDYGIASGATMSLSLKSGTQKFHGEAYDFLRNDDLDANYFFNKYNRSCTPTCSASYSPVAKLRQNVFGGNVGGPLFIPHLYNTNKQKTFFFFNQEWRRIIQGSAPNVQPTIPDADRPVAGQDLTYFAPAYAPNQVLQVPSTTQVSDPAFAAKVAAAGLVQGAPFGTNSSGHQFIPASMLSPNAVLYLQSPLIPKVTNTSNDNSVSSIVNPINVWESIVRIDHKVNDKWQILGHYIHDSVSQGYPDADLNWNWESYNTISSTLSNPSNSAAIKMSGEISPSLLVEASMNYDGNIINITNSADALTPSGWTQANFFTNSGSNQFPGLNGLSGNGIGVGEETGYGGWHNAAEDYDPKVDISYTRGKHAFKFGFGYNRYTKNQQQQADSAGDYSFSQNLTGNGNGGTSGDPFMSLAIGLSGGFSQPQSDAIRHYVNQTTSVYGNDNWKVSPRFSLQIGFRYDALPHAWERNNALANFVPSQYIQIAPMWNADNSINSASVGVSQPTGFPGSYYLNGMVFPGNPGVPHGLVNNDYDTFQPRVGFSYDLTGTGKTVLRGGFGTFYERMQGNDIYGLANSNLPFEYTPSVNNVYYDNPHCSWSSTASTANPSNCLSVSNLPILPASLTTLDTTYKAPATAQFSLGIQHELQPSLIWVLQYVGNLAWHQNVDVNLNNFPINTPNIIRQTAAGFNGLTFKNPGLANAYRTYAGYGGISQEENTTNGTYNGFQTGLRAQNKHGLSGEVDYTYSHVIDLTDTDLQGVSNPWNLKYDKGGGEYDRRHILSANYIYKLPVFNQSQGLLHTVLGGWELAGTIIAQSGSPISNNNSQAGFSGVDDPIGLDGGYTNRANLVSKIHYSKKVADWFDTTSSDFGDCPVTPANPGGTAPLCAPVPGWLGGPNLGFGNARRDTFIGPDRVNFTTSLYKSFAVTERAHFDLRVETFNTFNHTEFNNSIGVTVGGGNYGQETGTYDPRVMEVAGKFVF, translated from the coding sequence ATGAGACTCGCGAGATTCAGATTTCTCATCGTGCCGGTGTTCTTTTTGTTCGCATGCGTCGCAGCAATGGCGCAGCAGAACTCAGAGATCGTCGGTACCGTTACGGACCAGACCGGAGCGGCAGTACCAGGCGCAACCCTGACACTGACGCAAACAGAGACCGGATTCGTCTACAACACAGTCAGCAACTCGACGGGCGGTTATGCCTTCAATGGCCTGAACGTCGGTACTTACAACCTGAAGGCGTCGGCCAAGGGATTCGAGGGCTTCACCGCTACTGGCCTGGCGCTGAACGTTTCGCAAACGCTCGCGCAAGAGATCAAACTGACGATCGGCGCGGAAACGGTCAACGTCTCCGTGACTGCAGATGCGTTGCAGGTGCAAGCCGAGTCCAACACGGTCAGCAACCTGATCAGCGGCGAGCAGGTTACTGAGATCGCCACCGAGAACCGTAACTTTACCGCTCTGGCCGCTCTCGGCCTGGGTGTCAGCTCGCTTCTTCCAGACAACAACACACCTACTTCAGTTGCATCGAGCGCGAGCATCAGCGTGAACGGCTTGCGTGAGAGCCATAACATCTGGCTGATTGACGGTGGCGAAGCGGATGACCGCGGCGGCGCAGGCGGCATGGATGTTATGCCTTCGCCTGACGCGATTGCCCAGTTTGAAGTGCTGGCCAGTAACTATCCTCCGGATTACGGTATCGCTTCCGGCGCAACGATGAGCCTTTCGCTCAAGAGCGGTACGCAGAAGTTTCATGGTGAGGCGTACGACTTTCTCCGCAACGACGATCTGGACGCCAACTATTTCTTCAACAAGTACAATCGGAGCTGCACACCGACCTGCAGCGCCAGCTACTCACCGGTAGCCAAGCTGCGCCAGAATGTCTTTGGTGGCAACGTCGGCGGACCGCTGTTCATTCCGCATCTCTACAACACCAACAAGCAGAAGACATTCTTCTTCTTCAACCAGGAATGGCGCAGGATCATTCAGGGCAGCGCACCTAACGTCCAGCCTACGATTCCTGATGCCGATCGCCCGGTCGCCGGACAGGACCTGACGTATTTCGCACCTGCATATGCACCCAACCAAGTGCTCCAAGTTCCATCCACAACACAGGTATCCGATCCGGCCTTTGCAGCCAAAGTGGCGGCGGCTGGACTCGTGCAGGGCGCACCGTTCGGGACCAATAGCAGCGGACATCAGTTTATACCTGCCTCGATGTTGAGCCCCAATGCGGTGCTTTATCTGCAGTCGCCGCTGATTCCGAAGGTAACCAATACTTCGAATGACAACAGCGTTTCTTCGATCGTCAACCCTATCAACGTTTGGGAATCGATTGTTCGTATCGATCACAAGGTCAACGATAAGTGGCAGATTCTTGGCCATTACATTCATGACTCAGTGAGCCAGGGCTATCCGGATGCCGATCTGAACTGGAACTGGGAATCGTACAACACCATCAGCAGCACGTTGAGCAATCCGTCGAACAGCGCGGCCATCAAGATGAGCGGCGAAATCAGTCCGAGCCTGCTGGTGGAAGCGTCGATGAACTATGACGGCAACATCATCAACATCACCAACTCCGCAGATGCGCTCACGCCGAGCGGTTGGACTCAAGCAAACTTCTTCACGAACTCCGGCTCGAACCAATTTCCGGGTCTCAACGGCCTCTCCGGAAACGGCATCGGCGTTGGCGAAGAAACCGGTTACGGCGGCTGGCATAATGCTGCCGAAGACTACGATCCGAAGGTGGATATCTCCTACACCCGCGGGAAACATGCCTTCAAGTTTGGCTTCGGCTACAACCGCTACACCAAGAATCAGCAGCAGCAGGCTGACTCGGCAGGCGATTACAGCTTCAGCCAGAACCTGACAGGCAATGGCAACGGCGGCACCTCCGGCGACCCATTCATGAGCTTGGCTATCGGTCTCTCGGGCGGCTTCTCGCAACCGCAGTCCGACGCCATTCGTCACTATGTCAACCAGACCACTTCGGTGTATGGAAACGACAACTGGAAGGTTTCACCGCGCTTCAGCCTGCAAATCGGCTTCCGCTACGATGCTCTGCCGCATGCGTGGGAGCGCAACAACGCACTGGCTAATTTCGTGCCATCGCAGTATATCCAGATTGCGCCGATGTGGAATGCGGATAACTCCATCAACTCCGCCAGCGTGGGCGTGAGCCAACCGACAGGTTTCCCCGGGAGCTACTATCTGAACGGCATGGTCTTCCCTGGAAACCCAGGTGTCCCGCACGGTCTGGTCAACAACGACTACGACACCTTCCAGCCCCGTGTAGGATTCTCGTATGACCTGACCGGGACCGGCAAGACCGTTCTTCGCGGCGGCTTTGGCACATTCTACGAGCGCATGCAGGGCAACGATATCTATGGCCTTGCGAACAGCAACCTGCCATTTGAGTACACACCAAGCGTCAACAACGTGTACTATGACAATCCACATTGCTCATGGTCTTCTACGGCATCGACAGCGAATCCGTCGAACTGCCTGAGTGTCTCTAACCTGCCCATTCTTCCGGCGAGCCTCACCACTCTCGACACCACCTACAAGGCGCCTGCGACAGCTCAGTTCAGCCTCGGCATCCAGCACGAGCTGCAGCCTTCGCTGATATGGGTGCTTCAGTATGTTGGCAACCTTGCCTGGCATCAGAACGTCGATGTCAATCTCAACAATTTTCCAATTAACACTCCCAACATCATCCGCCAAACCGCTGCCGGCTTCAACGGCTTGACCTTCAAGAATCCGGGCCTCGCCAATGCCTACCGTACTTACGCCGGCTATGGCGGCATAAGCCAGGAAGAGAATACGACCAATGGAACTTATAACGGGTTCCAGACTGGTCTCCGCGCGCAAAACAAGCATGGATTGAGCGGCGAGGTAGACTACACCTACTCGCACGTGATCGATCTGACCGACACGGATCTTCAAGGAGTCAGCAATCCGTGGAACTTGAAGTACGACAAGGGCGGTGGCGAGTATGATCGTCGTCACATCCTGAGCGCCAACTACATTTACAAGCTACCTGTCTTCAACCAATCCCAGGGACTGCTTCATACAGTGCTGGGAGGATGGGAGCTTGCAGGTACGATCATCGCTCAGTCTGGATCGCCTATCAGTAACAACAACTCGCAAGCTGGATTTAGCGGCGTGGACGACCCGATCGGCTTGGACGGTGGTTACACCAACCGTGCCAATCTCGTATCGAAGATCCACTACAGCAAGAAGGTAGCGGATTGGTTCGACACCACTTCCTCCGACTTCGGCGATTGCCCCGTGACACCAGCCAATCCCGGTGGAACGGCCCCGCTTTGCGCTCCTGTTCCTGGCTGGTTGGGTGGTCCGAATCTGGGCTTCGGCAACGCCAGAAGGGATACTTTCATCGGACCGGATCGCGTGAACTTCACGACTTCACTCTACAAGTCTTTTGCAGTGACGGAGCGTGCTCACTTTGATCTGCGTGTCGAAACCTTCAATACCTTCAACCACACGGAATTCAACAACAGCATCGGCGTGACGGTCGGTGGTGGCAACTACGGCCAGGAAACCGGCACGTATGATCCACGTGTGATGGAAGTGGCAGGCAAGTTCGTCTTCTAA
- a CDS encoding Dyp-type peroxidase — MSKLNETDIQGFVLRGYNLPFARYLFLHFEDAARARKLIGVLLPSITTGQRWDGGKPQSTVNIAFTHRGLAAFELPAATLLSFPVEFQQGMRARAEILGDTGRNAPEHWEALWREDRVHAWLGVYGVTPMALDTRCAELQALIDETRGAVVLTWQDAAAQIVDGKQTGKEHFGYTDGFGNPDYLGVERSVQPGQGKLMADGSWAPLATGELLLGYADEAGELPVAPIPHILASNGTFMAYRKIHQNLATFRAYLEEQSNLYGGGKEKLAAKFVGRWRDGTPLELSPDAQDQSIVQDPNRSTNFTYGADAEGMRCPIGAHMRRVHPRDAFGFNGKLIDRRRITRRGLPYGKFAGEDEPVADGDDRGIAFMALNASLSRQFEFVQQQWIEYGNDARQGNDKDILMGNHGGKGKFVVQGDGSATNPPFVCAKLPNFVELRGGDYFFLPSITALGMIALGVVDPR; from the coding sequence ATGAGTAAGTTGAACGAGACAGACATCCAGGGATTTGTGCTGCGCGGCTATAACCTGCCGTTTGCCCGATATCTCTTCCTTCATTTTGAAGATGCGGCGCGGGCCCGCAAATTGATTGGAGTGTTGCTGCCATCGATCACAACGGGCCAGCGATGGGATGGCGGCAAGCCTCAGAGCACTGTAAACATCGCTTTCACGCATCGCGGGCTGGCTGCCTTTGAACTGCCCGCTGCTACCTTATTGAGTTTCCCGGTGGAGTTCCAGCAAGGGATGCGGGCGCGGGCGGAGATTCTCGGGGATACGGGCAGGAATGCTCCGGAGCACTGGGAGGCGCTGTGGCGCGAGGATCGCGTGCATGCATGGCTTGGCGTGTATGGGGTGACTCCGATGGCTCTCGACACGCGATGCGCAGAGTTACAGGCATTGATCGATGAGACACGCGGCGCTGTTGTGCTGACATGGCAGGATGCGGCGGCACAGATTGTCGATGGCAAGCAGACTGGCAAAGAACACTTCGGATACACGGATGGATTTGGCAATCCTGACTATCTGGGAGTCGAGCGCAGCGTTCAGCCGGGACAGGGAAAGTTGATGGCTGACGGGAGCTGGGCTCCGCTGGCTACCGGAGAGCTGCTGCTGGGCTATGCCGATGAGGCTGGCGAGCTTCCCGTTGCTCCGATTCCGCATATTCTGGCAAGTAATGGAACCTTTATGGCGTACCGCAAGATTCACCAGAATCTTGCCACCTTTCGCGCCTATCTGGAGGAGCAAAGCAATTTATATGGGGGCGGCAAAGAGAAGCTTGCGGCGAAGTTTGTCGGCAGATGGAGGGACGGGACGCCGCTGGAGCTTTCGCCGGACGCACAAGACCAATCCATTGTGCAAGATCCGAACCGGAGTACGAATTTCACATACGGAGCAGATGCGGAGGGGATGCGCTGCCCGATTGGCGCGCATATGCGGCGCGTGCATCCTCGTGACGCCTTTGGCTTCAATGGCAAATTGATTGATCGACGCCGCATTACGCGGCGCGGGCTGCCGTATGGAAAGTTCGCTGGCGAAGATGAGCCGGTAGCCGACGGCGACGATCGTGGCATCGCTTTCATGGCGCTGAATGCCAGTCTCTCGCGGCAATTTGAGTTTGTGCAGCAGCAATGGATCGAGTATGGCAACGATGCACGCCAGGGAAACGACAAGGACATACTGATGGGCAATCACGGAGGGAAAGGTAAGTTTGTCGTGCAGGGAGATGGCAGTGCGACCAATCCCCCCTTTGTCTGCGCGAAGCTGCCCAACTTCGTGGAATTGCGCGGAGGCGATTACTTCTTTCTCCCGAGCATTACCGCGCTGGGAATGATCGCCTTGGGAGTTGTCGATCCTAGATAG
- a CDS encoding DUF1003 domain-containing protein, with product MAKANGQIGKTAAVEAETPKVVATPLNRLALWITTRVGSMGFFLLVFIWTACWLLWNMFAPKSIRFDPYPGFVLWLFISNMIQLFLMPLIMIGQNLQGRGAEERAKNDYKVNRKAETEIQEIKAQLKEVLERLEEIKRANKDQQRGEQHSPSIAS from the coding sequence ATGGCAAAAGCTAACGGACAGATTGGGAAGACAGCAGCAGTGGAAGCGGAGACTCCCAAGGTCGTCGCGACTCCGCTGAACCGGTTGGCGCTTTGGATTACCACGCGGGTCGGGTCGATGGGCTTCTTTCTGCTGGTCTTTATCTGGACGGCGTGCTGGCTGCTCTGGAATATGTTTGCGCCGAAGAGTATACGCTTCGATCCTTATCCGGGGTTCGTCTTGTGGCTGTTTATCTCGAATATGATTCAGCTCTTTCTGATGCCGCTGATCATGATTGGACAGAATCTGCAAGGGCGTGGCGCGGAGGAGCGGGCGAAGAACGACTACAAGGTGAATCGCAAGGCGGAGACGGAGATTCAGGAGATCAAGGCACAATTGAAGGAAGTTCTGGAACGGCTGGAGGAGATAAAGAGGGCCAACAAAGATCAACAACGAGGTGAACAACACTCGCCTTCTATAGCGAGTTAA
- the msrB gene encoding peptide-methionine (R)-S-oxide reductase MsrB — MSKDSITRRAFLITTASGCGAVALSALWRGAPAAAMSFGSSDGPETVTIIDFSPQGKRIGKITVPRVVKTDAEWKVQLSPISYEVTRRSGTERPYTGSTWDLHDHGIFRCICCDIAIFSSETKFDSGTGWPSFWQPIARENVAEHTDDSLGMRRTEVRCRLCDGHLGHVFDDGPRPTGMRYCMNSAAMHFVKNT, encoded by the coding sequence ATGAGCAAAGATTCGATCACCCGCCGCGCATTCCTGATTACGACAGCCAGCGGCTGCGGTGCAGTCGCGTTGTCCGCTCTGTGGCGTGGGGCGCCTGCGGCAGCAATGTCTTTCGGAAGCTCCGATGGCCCGGAAACTGTCACCATCATCGATTTTTCGCCTCAGGGCAAGAGAATCGGGAAGATTACGGTACCGCGCGTGGTCAAAACAGACGCCGAGTGGAAGGTCCAGCTCTCGCCAATCTCGTACGAGGTCACCCGCCGCTCCGGCACCGAAAGGCCGTACACCGGCAGTACCTGGGATCTCCATGACCACGGCATCTTTCGTTGCATCTGCTGCGACATCGCGATCTTCAGCTCTGAGACGAAATTCGACTCTGGAACCGGATGGCCCAGCTTCTGGCAGCCCATCGCCAGGGAAAACGTCGCAGAACACACAGACGATTCTTTGGGGATGCGGCGTACCGAAGTCAGATGCCGACTTTGCGACGGCCATCTGGGTCACGTATTCGACGACGGCCCGAGACCCACCGGCATGCGCTACTGCATGAACTCCGCCGCCATGCACTTCGTTAAAAACACTTAA
- a CDS encoding acyloxyacyl hydrolase produces MQTNRVGQLIPSSRLCGQRFRIQNSHYYLLLAAAIATAAPGLALAQQPETSLADEANLAKADAAVPPEIAEPATTEPATPESASAESATSAVMQPALLDDDTKPDPKPRKHTPESEIAVEGAVSYGNWEIFAAGIHEALYTGGFEYDRHSWGKFIGAQMDYAADFMPLVLLKEPSNLNPYGVRRSRPGDNRIIPGLAFSPIGLRMEWRHDKKFKPYFTVLGGAIGFTQKALSPDASYYDFTLHESIGFYLKMSQRVDMRFGLFGDFHFSNAYVTSYNPGLDVMNSNLAVSYHFGG; encoded by the coding sequence TTGCAGACAAATCGAGTTGGCCAGCTGATTCCTTCCTCCAGACTGTGCGGGCAACGCTTCCGAATTCAAAATTCACACTACTACCTGCTTTTAGCGGCCGCGATCGCAACGGCAGCGCCTGGCCTCGCTCTCGCCCAGCAACCGGAAACCTCGCTTGCCGACGAGGCAAACCTCGCCAAAGCCGATGCGGCCGTCCCCCCGGAGATTGCCGAACCCGCGACAACCGAACCCGCCACTCCCGAATCCGCAAGCGCAGAGTCCGCCACTTCCGCCGTAATGCAGCCAGCGTTGCTAGACGACGACACCAAGCCCGATCCGAAGCCGCGCAAACATACCCCCGAAAGCGAGATTGCCGTCGAAGGCGCAGTTTCCTATGGCAACTGGGAGATCTTCGCCGCCGGAATCCACGAAGCGCTCTACACCGGCGGCTTCGAATACGACCGCCATTCCTGGGGCAAATTCATCGGCGCGCAGATGGACTACGCCGCCGACTTCATGCCGCTTGTCCTGCTCAAGGAGCCATCCAACCTCAATCCCTACGGAGTCCGCCGCAGCAGGCCAGGCGACAACAGAATCATCCCCGGACTGGCTTTTTCGCCCATCGGCCTGCGCATGGAATGGCGTCATGACAAGAAGTTCAAACCCTACTTCACGGTCCTTGGCGGCGCTATCGGGTTTACGCAAAAGGCGCTCTCCCCGGACGCGAGCTACTACGACTTCACTCTGCACGAGTCCATTGGCTTTTACCTGAAAATGTCCCAGCGCGTAGACATGCGTTTCGGCCTATTCGGCGATTTTCACTTCTCCAATGCCTACGTCACCTCGTACAACCCGGGCCTAGATGTCATGAACTCCAACCTGGCCGTCAGCTATCACTTCGGCGGATGA
- a CDS encoding RNA polymerase sigma factor has product MKHHAHAEQACGKLGESTVPPIAAIRLARICAYSAQAPEWAQFVRSVSPVIALAARRVSTVWGDPSNVTVSEIMQEVFLKLCEDDRRILRECEDRGNDSFLKLLRMITASVGTDHFRRTRAEKRGGRSQAVPLEPQISADEVSDSKATDAVEWPSLIAQLDGLLKLYPKTVSARDRDLFWLYYRQGLTAEAISRIPAIGLSAKGVESALQRLTRLLRETIENGKPKPEPSEKKLPSATKAKGFSRVVAIDSVKRR; this is encoded by the coding sequence ATGAAACACCATGCACATGCAGAGCAGGCATGCGGTAAACTCGGAGAATCCACTGTGCCTCCAATTGCGGCAATCCGACTGGCTCGTATATGCGCCTACTCGGCGCAAGCCCCGGAATGGGCGCAATTTGTGCGCTCGGTTTCTCCCGTGATTGCGCTGGCAGCCCGGCGAGTGAGTACGGTCTGGGGCGATCCCTCCAATGTGACCGTGAGCGAAATCATGCAGGAAGTCTTTCTGAAACTCTGCGAAGACGACCGGCGGATTCTTCGGGAGTGCGAAGACCGCGGCAACGATTCCTTCCTGAAGCTGCTGAGAATGATTACCGCATCCGTTGGGACCGACCATTTTCGGCGCACAAGGGCCGAGAAGCGTGGCGGACGCAGCCAGGCTGTGCCTTTGGAGCCGCAAATCTCCGCCGACGAAGTTTCTGACTCTAAAGCAACGGATGCGGTGGAATGGCCGAGCCTGATCGCCCAACTGGATGGTTTGCTGAAGTTATACCCGAAGACAGTCAGTGCGCGTGACCGGGACTTGTTCTGGTTGTATTACAGACAGGGTTTGACAGCCGAGGCCATCTCGCGGATTCCAGCCATCGGCCTCAGCGCCAAAGGAGTGGAAAGCGCACTGCAAAGACTTACTCGATTACTCCGCGAAACAATTGAGAATGGAAAGCCAAAACCGGAGCCGTCAGAAAAAAAGTTACCGTCTGCAACAAAAGCAAAAGGCTTTTCCCGCGTGGTTGCGATTGACAGTGTGAAGCGCAGATGA